Proteins encoded in a region of the Gloeocapsa sp. PCC 73106 genome:
- a CDS encoding alpha/beta fold hydrolase, which produces MGQYWYERIGHQRDWVWRGWQTRYTYLRARADSHEPPLIFLHGFGAAIEHWRHNLPVLSENHSVYALDLLGFGGSRKADTNYTIDLWVEQLHDFWATFIGQPVILVGNSIGSLICLMAAARYPEMADRLVMLTLPDISIRQEIISPWLLPLITGLENLVASPPLLIGLFRIVRSPAVLKRWLGLAYYNQEKITPELVEIIAAPPQDIGATQAFLRLFQSLRKPEFSEPVVPILTEMNIPMLLIWGKKDRIIPPLMAKLLAELNPCIDLIELENVGHCPHDECPEEFNQILTNWLKLKNSIG; this is translated from the coding sequence GTGGGGCAATATTGGTACGAAAGAATCGGTCATCAGCGAGATTGGGTATGGCGAGGTTGGCAGACTCGTTACACGTATCTAAGAGCTAGAGCAGATAGTCATGAGCCTCCTTTAATATTTTTGCACGGTTTTGGAGCAGCGATCGAACATTGGCGCCACAATTTACCCGTACTGAGTGAAAATCACAGTGTTTATGCCCTAGATTTACTCGGTTTTGGTGGTTCGAGAAAAGCCGACACCAACTATACTATTGATCTTTGGGTGGAACAGTTACACGATTTCTGGGCTACTTTTATCGGTCAACCCGTGATTTTGGTAGGAAATTCCATCGGTTCACTAATCTGTCTGATGGCGGCGGCTCGATATCCAGAAATGGCTGATAGACTAGTAATGCTTACCCTACCCGATATATCTATTCGTCAGGAAATCATTTCCCCCTGGTTATTACCCCTAATTACTGGTTTAGAAAATTTGGTAGCATCTCCCCCATTACTAATAGGGCTATTTAGAATTGTACGCAGTCCAGCGGTTTTGAAGCGTTGGCTAGGTTTAGCTTATTATAATCAGGAGAAAATAACCCCAGAATTAGTAGAAATTATCGCAGCACCACCTCAGGATATTGGGGCTACTCAGGCTTTTTTGCGTTTGTTTCAAAGTCTGAGAAAACCGGAATTTAGTGAACCTGTGGTCCCAATTTTAACAGAAATGAATATTCCTATGTTACTTATCTGGGGCAAAAAAGACCGGATTATTCCTCCTCTTATGGCTAAGCTACTAGCTGAGTTGAATCCTTGTATAGATTTAATTGAATTAGAAAACGTTGGTCACTGTCCCCATGATGAATGTCCTGAGGAATTTAATCAAATCCTCACTAATTGGTTAAAATTGAAAAATAGCATAGGGTGA